In Streptomyces sp. SN-593, a single genomic region encodes these proteins:
- the lanM gene encoding type 2 lanthipeptide synthetase LanM family protein, which produces MTQQVLGEGVAAKRPLAMPWERRGRAALEGAWWARALRLDERCAAGVPAVDLAEGTDARRLADLRMARWRAAFADLAADTVDRQAAAYGCTPVDLWRLLGEPPEDLARRVPRPGWARDVERVAASAGDGRGEGEGPEPAWGTGWQRDFARILDPFVCEAVRLFHAAVGADIGTEAATGTDIATAATTGTRDRAAEEARRADLPAVVASVRREAARQSVQLAMRVLVMELNVLRVTGRLEGDTPEARFASFVRHFRRPEGLAELLDEYAVLARSLVAAAERVAQVHAEFLRRLAADRPSLAAELFGGTDPGPLAALDLGRGDTHAGGRSAGIATFASGARVAYKPRPAALHRHVAEVVERCNAVLPAGTELRVPAVVDRGDHGWSEFITAAPCPDAPAAARYFRRQGALLAVLHVLGGVDFHFENLIAAGDRPVPIDLETLLCADLPRPSGSGVHDTDPAAHAYRESVGRVGLLPAVIVGADGQAFDAGGMGGGADAALPYRIAGWAGAGTDTMRLERVTPVLRDAANRPRLDGVELDAVRYAADLLAGYRGCYEALAPSAAGLLAPERFAADPVRVIPRPTHEYSVLLAETTHPDVLREALDREQVYAVLWARGAADPLRARLTRFEVADLWAGDVPLFTTLAGEREVRAADGTPVGELLPESGVDLVRRTLGALGGRHLAEQEWIIAAQLATRADTGAGPEGRAAERAGVPASPVPAPGGPADLAERALAQADAIADRLSATAYRDGPRVGWLGLDLAEDTRWSVRPLGMDLYNGYGGVALFLAQLAAVTGEERRAAQALAALAPVAGRARELLADPDGQDPEGLPGAFTGAGGLAYVLAACGKLLGGTAAADAAALAGPLLEMIRRGLGPEAGHDVISGIAGCLAVAEALAGEADEGAAGEQAGERAGAPGGKAAARAGGLGRAARALAERCVEVLLAGAVPEDGHLSWPGPDGRALLGFSHGASGIGWALLRHARRSGDQEAAAAARRAFAFERAGFDPRTGNWPDRRYDPPGNLFAWCHGAPGVGLARAAAADPGDEDARADLRRALAGTAAFRRQGNDSLCHGESGNLELFAAARDLGWERGRLEWRERAAALVARIERNGPVCGTPGGIATPGLMTGLSGVGHGLLRVAAPDRVPPVLLLPPV; this is translated from the coding sequence GTGACGCAGCAGGTGCTGGGTGAGGGCGTGGCCGCGAAGCGCCCGCTGGCGATGCCCTGGGAGCGGCGGGGGCGCGCGGCCCTGGAAGGCGCGTGGTGGGCGCGGGCGCTGCGCCTGGACGAGCGCTGCGCGGCCGGTGTCCCCGCGGTGGACCTGGCCGAGGGCACGGACGCCCGACGGCTGGCGGACCTGCGGATGGCGCGCTGGCGCGCGGCCTTCGCCGACCTGGCCGCCGACACGGTGGACCGCCAGGCCGCCGCGTACGGCTGCACGCCGGTGGACCTGTGGCGGCTGCTGGGGGAACCGCCGGAGGACCTGGCACGGCGGGTCCCCCGGCCCGGGTGGGCGCGGGACGTGGAGCGGGTGGCCGCCTCCGCGGGAGACGGCCGGGGCGAGGGCGAGGGGCCGGAACCCGCCTGGGGGACGGGCTGGCAGCGGGACTTCGCCCGGATCCTGGACCCGTTCGTGTGTGAGGCCGTACGCCTGTTCCACGCCGCGGTCGGCGCGGACATCGGCACCGAAGCCGCCACCGGCACGGACATCGCCACCGCCGCCACCACCGGCACCCGCGACCGTGCCGCCGAGGAGGCGCGCCGCGCGGACCTCCCCGCGGTCGTCGCGTCGGTACGGCGCGAGGCGGCACGGCAGTCGGTCCAGTTGGCGATGCGGGTCCTCGTCATGGAGCTGAACGTCCTGCGGGTGACGGGCCGGCTGGAGGGCGACACGCCCGAAGCGCGGTTCGCGTCGTTCGTCCGCCACTTCCGCCGCCCCGAGGGACTCGCCGAACTGCTGGACGAGTACGCGGTGCTGGCGCGGTCGCTGGTCGCCGCCGCGGAACGGGTCGCGCAGGTGCACGCCGAGTTCCTCCGGCGGCTCGCCGCCGACCGTCCGTCGCTCGCCGCGGAGCTGTTCGGCGGAACGGACCCGGGCCCGCTGGCCGCCCTCGACCTCGGACGGGGGGACACCCACGCCGGCGGCCGGTCCGCGGGGATCGCCACCTTCGCGTCGGGCGCGCGCGTCGCGTACAAGCCGCGCCCCGCCGCCCTGCACCGGCACGTGGCCGAGGTGGTGGAGCGGTGCAACGCCGTGCTGCCGGCGGGGACGGAACTGCGGGTGCCGGCCGTCGTGGACCGCGGGGACCACGGCTGGAGCGAGTTCATCACGGCGGCGCCGTGCCCGGACGCCCCGGCGGCGGCGCGGTACTTCCGGCGGCAGGGCGCGCTGCTGGCGGTGCTGCACGTCCTGGGCGGCGTCGACTTCCACTTCGAGAACCTGATCGCGGCGGGGGACCGGCCGGTACCGATCGACCTGGAGACGCTGCTGTGCGCCGACCTGCCGCGCCCGTCCGGCAGCGGGGTCCACGACACCGATCCCGCGGCGCACGCGTACCGCGAGTCGGTGGGCCGGGTGGGGCTGCTGCCGGCGGTGATCGTGGGCGCGGACGGGCAGGCGTTCGACGCGGGCGGGATGGGAGGCGGCGCCGACGCCGCCCTGCCGTACCGGATCGCGGGATGGGCGGGCGCCGGCACGGACACCATGCGCCTGGAGCGGGTCACGCCGGTCCTGCGCGACGCGGCGAACCGCCCCCGGCTGGACGGTGTGGAACTGGACGCGGTGCGCTACGCCGCCGACCTGCTCGCGGGCTACCGCGGCTGCTACGAGGCGCTGGCCCCGTCGGCGGCCGGACTCCTCGCGCCGGAGCGGTTCGCCGCCGACCCCGTGCGGGTGATCCCGCGCCCCACCCACGAGTACTCGGTGCTGCTCGCCGAGACCACCCATCCCGACGTGCTGCGGGAGGCACTGGACCGCGAGCAGGTGTACGCGGTGCTGTGGGCCAGGGGCGCCGCCGACCCGCTCCGCGCGCGCCTGACCCGGTTCGAGGTGGCCGACCTGTGGGCCGGCGACGTCCCGCTCTTCACGACGCTGGCCGGGGAGCGCGAGGTCCGGGCGGCGGACGGCACCCCGGTGGGGGAACTGCTGCCGGAGTCCGGGGTGGACCTGGTCCGCCGTACCCTCGGCGCCCTGGGCGGCCGCCACCTGGCCGAGCAGGAGTGGATCATCGCGGCCCAGTTGGCGACCCGCGCCGACACCGGGGCGGGACCCGAGGGGAGGGCCGCCGAACGGGCCGGGGTCCCCGCGTCCCCCGTGCCGGCGCCAGGGGGACCGGCGGACCTGGCGGAGCGGGCGCTGGCCCAGGCGGACGCCATCGCGGACCGGCTGTCGGCGACGGCCTACCGCGACGGCCCCCGGGTGGGCTGGCTGGGGCTGGACCTGGCGGAAGACACCCGCTGGTCGGTGCGCCCGCTCGGCATGGACCTCTACAACGGGTACGGCGGGGTCGCGCTGTTCCTGGCCCAGCTCGCCGCGGTCACCGGTGAGGAGCGGCGCGCGGCGCAGGCCCTAGCCGCGCTGGCGCCCGTGGCGGGCCGGGCGCGGGAACTGCTGGCGGACCCCGACGGGCAGGACCCCGAGGGACTGCCCGGCGCCTTCACCGGAGCCGGCGGCCTCGCCTACGTCCTGGCGGCGTGCGGGAAACTGCTCGGCGGCACGGCGGCGGCGGACGCCGCGGCTCTGGCGGGTCCCCTGCTGGAGATGATCCGGCGCGGGCTGGGCCCGGAGGCGGGACACGACGTCATCAGCGGCATCGCCGGCTGCCTCGCGGTGGCCGAGGCGCTGGCCGGTGAGGCGGACGAGGGCGCGGCGGGGGAGCAGGCCGGGGAGCGGGCCGGGGCGCCGGGGGGGAAGGCCGCCGCGCGGGCGGGCGGCCTCGGGCGCGCCGCCCGCGCGCTCGCTGAGCGGTGCGTCGAGGTGCTGCTGGCCGGCGCCGTTCCCGAGGACGGCCACCTGTCCTGGCCGGGCCCGGACGGCCGCGCCCTGCTGGGTTTCTCGCACGGCGCATCCGGCATCGGCTGGGCGCTGCTCCGGCACGCCCGGCGCAGCGGCGACCAGGAGGCGGCCGCCGCAGCGCGGCGCGCCTTCGCGTTCGAGCGCGCGGGCTTCGACCCGCGCACGGGCAACTGGCCCGACCGCCGCTACGACCCGCCGGGGAACCTGTTCGCGTGGTGCCACGGCGCGCCGGGCGTGGGCCTGGCGCGGGCGGCCGCCGCCGACCCGGGCGACGAGGACGCGCGGGCGGACCTGCGGCGCGCGCTGGCCGGCACGGCCGCCTTCAGGAGGCAGGGCAACGACAGCCTGTGCCACGGCGAGTCGGGCAACCTCGAACTGTTCGCCGCGGCGCGCGACCTGGGCTGGGAGCGGGGCCGCCTGGAATGGCGCGAGCGGGCCGCCGCGCTGGTCGCCCGCATCGAGCGGAACGGCCCGGTCTGCGGGACCCCGGGCGGCATCGCGACTCCCGGCCTCATGACCGGCCTGTCCGGAGTCGGCCACGGGCTGCTGCGCGTGGCCGCTCCCGACCGGGTCCCCCCGGTCCTCCTGCTCCCGCCGGTGTGA